Genomic DNA from Lycorma delicatula isolate Av1 chromosome 5, ASM4794821v1, whole genome shotgun sequence:
CCGACTAACATCAGTGATTAATTTACACTGTAATCACATTTACACTACAGggttttattataactttataataaacattcttGATTTACTTATCTATTCatatgtttcaatttattttatgatgtcaataagtgttttatttatacGTTGATGTGGCATGTTTATAATCTTTGTCTTTATATGAGATTTATCAATTTTAGTTGCAGTTATTAGTAATttggatattatttaatttttattttaaacattttttaagtaactaagtaaatgttttaatgtatattGCATTATctgacatttataaaatataacctgTTATGGTACAATATTTATGACTACATTGTTGttaactgattttttgtttttcagatcaTCAAAATTCTTGAATGCTAAACAAAAGTGTCGTATATCTGTCAACTGGAAGTTAGGAAgctatgttgaaaaatgtttttcaacaagaataaagtaatgtttcatttttatgttattaatgtgtaatctataatttttttttaatctgctttgAAATGAGTTTATTTGTCTTTCTCAGTCTGTGACTGCGCACACAGGTGAATTTTTTAAAGTGGGAAAAATTTGGCAAAATTATCCGTTCTCTAtgtgtattatttacttaattatattacaagCCTATTCTGCAGGTGCAGTTGTgcagtttagtatttttttgataatttttcatcagtgaatttcacaaatttatttcattattcagcTGCATAGAATCAGCAgtgttatgttatatatatatatatatatatatacatatatgtttttatgtCTGTTAATGAAACATCTTTTATggtattattgtaatttacagattttaataaaggaaaaagtgtACAAGAGTTGTGACAGTTTTATGAAATCTGTTTGAAAAATAACCTGGCTGCTTTTCTCTGGTACTCTAGAGATGTTTTGAGACATGTGATTGGCATCACTGTAGCTTATAAACTAGTGGACAATCCCCAACTACCCATGTGTGTCTGCAGATATTAGTTTCTCTGTAGCATTCATTTGAAGGTGTTGTTTAGTACTTTGGTGATTTTTATGATGCATAATTTGTACAAACAAGGAGTTGTCGAGAGATTTTGTTCTAAATTTGGCaaaacttttactgaaaaaattataattattatttggcaATATATTTTACTGAAGGGAGGACTCTGTGCTGCATCCAATGCTATTAGTGATTCCTCAGTTTTGAAGCAGTCAGGAATCAAACATCTACCAAACATAATGATGATCCAAGAAGATCATTGACATCAGTGAACATGTCCAAGAAATTGATTTGGTGAGGTCAAATCAATATTTAACAGTTCAAAAGATAGCAGAAGGGAATGGAATTTCAGTGAGATCATGTCATGAAATCCTAACCAAAAAATTAGGAATGTATCCAGAAAAGTTTGTTCCGAAACTCTTGATACAACAGCAATAACACAATTTTGTAGCTGTTTGTCTGGAACTTTTGAATCGAGTAAATGATGATGAAACTTTTCACCAGTAATAACCAATGATGAGACATGGGTTTAAGGGTGTGATGTGGAAACAAATCTCTCATTGTGATGGGTTGGAAAATTATCAACAAGCGCAAAAAAGGCACACAAAAGTCATTCAAACTCAAAAGTAGGTAAAAGTATATATACCTGGAAGGAGAGTACGTTAAAGGGAATTAATTTTGTAGTGCTGGaagttttcagtaaatttttttttgaggtactgttattttttttatcatatcttgtgtattatttttactattttaataaactgacatagcattaaaatttaatccaaatGACTAAGccatattctttaaaaagaaaggaaGTAAATTTAATCTCTCTATTACCTTTATACATAAAGaggaaataataatgtaataataataataataatttaatataataatataaatatatattacacacacacatatatatatatatatatatatatatatatatatatatatatatatatatatatatattatattattatataattgtaatataacttCTGGGTAGAAGTTGGATTGTGTCATTGAAATCatgaagttaaatatttgtatatagtcATCATAACTGCTTATCTATTTgtcttctattattaaaaaacaggataatgaaatttaataatctagTTATTATGAGTTAGTGGCTAGTTCCtttctttcttataaatacataattgtttatataaggtaaaatgaaaattgtttactgTAGAAGTGGATAgcaatttcattttgaaatttatgctTCTTCATAATGCTCATGatgtaaaaattatgatgaaaattaaaaaaatatgtgattatatgtgttcttttcaaatttttaggtttaTGCCAACGCTTATTTTAGAAAAGAACAGGTTATGGATGAGTAAAGGTGAAAATATACACGTGTTTAGACGTCAAGGAAGTTTTATTCATTGGAAAAATCCTCTATTTGTTCTTTCAAATGGCCATTGTAAGGATATATGTCATTTTGTGAAAATAGGTTCTCTGTTATTAAGTGGTGGCAGGTAATAAGAGATCGcctaaaaattgttatcttttagtCTCAATAAAAACTTGTGATGTACAGGGTGTTCTGGGATGTATTTGCCGAACTTCAGTAACTGATTCAGAAcaccaaaatgataaaaatttcatatcaacATAGGctctattttgctttgttttccttctggatgcctttttgtgatttttcaacaaaaaaattattctcaggAACAGGTAGAcctagtttaattaaatttgtcaaatcTAAGACTAatgtcttgttctacaaaatacaaattttgaaaacgtcaccatcaaacatttcaaaatggtggccatcttaattttttaatcttcaatatcttgtaattatttgtttgataaattttttcttactacgaaacttattaagcattttattttgaacaaaattgaaccttatttgtaaaaatctgttgacaATCGACTTATTGCAGACTATTAGTACGCCTGGCAGTACGCTTGTGTATTGTAATACAAGCTGTTaactttttgcctttttttatttcctccaataaatttaataaaaattattaataataaataataatagtaaattagtaaaaataaaaaaatcaccttCTATTATGGTGCGCAGTCATACTGACAGGTCAATTGTCTACAATAAGTGGATTGTTTGTCAgtagatttttacaaatgagatgtcattttgttcaaaataaaatgcttaataaattttgcaataaggaaaaatttgctcatacaaataattacaaagatattgaagattaaaaatgttcgccattttgaacttttttaaggtgatgttttcaatattttttattttgtagaacaagatacttagatttgccaaatttaaattAGGTAGGTTTACCCGTCCtgagaaataagttttttgttgaaaatcagaaaatggcatccagaaggaaaataaagcaaaataggactAATGTTGATATggacttttttctcattttggtgtTCTGAATAAGTTACTGAAGTTCGGTGAATATGTTTGGAAAAATTTGTACATATTATATGTTGATTATTaggttacattattattatagtttgatttttaaaacaaattaaaatgttacttttactgttcagtttcaaaattatttgttaagatTTGACTTCTTGAACCGGTTGAATTTTCTGtactaattgaaataaattatatcttggAGTGACTTCCTAAAAGTTAAAATCTGTTATTGCAATGCTAAAGTTGCTTCCAGATCATTTTCGATACCAATATGAATCATATTGATCGATACTTagcaaattaaattctctaaaatgtTTAAAGACTAAATAACTCGCTTTGAAATTAATAGATCTTTTTTTGAAAGGTCTATCAGACCTAACTATTGGCGTTCTTCAGTGTAGTATGATTGTATTGTTGTTAATTGCATCATTAATAAGTCATACCAAATACTCCACTGAAGAAAAGAGTCAGTAATAAGCTTTAAAAGACCTTTTGCAAGAAAAAGTTCCATTTATTTGAATATGAATAGTTTAATTTAACCAcctgttaatatttattgttatcacATATCTTAGTACAATACCTTGACCCACTAGAAAGGATCTTGTGTTTTGGTGgccatttttaatgtattacctGTCTATTTACAAGCTCTtataatcagttaaaattaaatttaccattcTTTTTCtgcattgttatattttatttgaaagtaatgtacttaaataattttcaaatgaagtcttacaaattattattttattctgtactaattttatttattttgattttttaatgctGCTCCAGTTAAGGTTTTCGTACAGTTTTCCTTGATGCATTCATGTAAATGTAGTCTTCTGGCCAAGGCCTTTTTGACTTGAAAGAAAAAGAACACACCTCTTGGCAACATCACTAGTATTCCCAAGGatttatgtaatagtttattGTAGCATATGTGACAATGATTGCATTAGCCCTCAGGCTATAActtatacatacattatattatCTGTTGTTAGTATTGCCATTACGGTTAATACGTACTTTAAATTCTCtgtttttattgcagttttaaccactatttttctttacagataatagaaaaaaattcatatttttgagCTTTTCATTTACATGATAATGTTACACTTTTTGAAGGCAAAGTAAATTTCCTGTGAGATGTAAATTATGTTTCAGAGAgcgaatatttattttgtgaatggaCTGTGATACTTCTGAAAGAAtggaagttatattaaaaatatgtgattattttaaattatacataaaagttgtagacttttttaatttttatagagatGGGAAAATTTGTGCTTGGTCAGAAGATACAGGacatattctgtttaataaaaactgCCATGGTGTAAGTGATGTACGTTCCATTGATGCCTCAAATGACATTGTAGTATCTGGTTCAAGGGATTCACTTTTAAaggttattaattactttattagtgtaaacttttaattatgtaaaaaatgtatcattttattaacactGCTTGCCATTAAATAAACAACAGAATAAATCAAATTGAAACTTTCTCATAATGTGAAAGAGTTTCATTGCTCATGCTACAAATTTTCTCTTTTGCAAGATAGTATAAAGCACTTCACTGTtagaagttttcattttttttagttttcttctttcTATCTAATAAAAAAGGTAATGCATTTGGAAGCTCGTTTTggatacataattattaataaaaaaattacgtgaaaaagagtctaaaaataatttcctctGACACTTTAAACTTAAATCAGaacttaattttaatcaaaagaatgttttattttgtaattatgtgtGTAGTTATTACTAGAAGCTATAATACTAGGCTAGTTATACTAGAAGACTATAGCCATAGCcttttacaacttttaatatacagtacgtaagttaaaaaataaaaaacagtaacttaaaaaataaaaaaaaaaatgtaacttaaaaaataaagaaaataaaataaaaaacagtaacttaaaaaataaaaactacttagtAGAACTTAGCACTTGGTTTGTCTTTTAGTACGATCAAAACTCTTATCAAAAGTCTAGGGCAACGGAACTGGCAGTAGAGATCAAAACAACTGTACAATTTGTTTTGatcatgtaaatatatatcaaCACAACCAAATCTTACCAATAATACTATAATTGTCACTAAAACACGAAAATTATAATTCtcgaattttaccataaaaaacttcaggaaaaaactaaaaacaaacccagaaagtaaaacaaaaatgtgtttatattagTGATGTGATGACTGATCTCAagtaaaaaacaagttaatttttaattgtgtaccAGAGTTATGTTTGTTTATAAGTTCCTTAAATAGcctaaagtttttgtaatattgttgaaatgttttttcttctgATGTGTCAGTAAATGAAATTATCGTATCCACAACCTCTtggatttttgaaagtgtaaggTTTGTTTATTGGTTCACTGTCACACGAACCATCAGAATTGATGTCATTCTAGGAAATGACTTCATCAACTATTTCTATATCATTCAGAATCTGGAACTCAGGCTTTTCTATTTCTTCTAGCCATTCCTGCACATTGTCTTCGGTTGTTACAATCTCTtcttttttctggaaaattttgtgAAGGTCTTCAGTTTCATTGAGATAATTTTTCAATTCGTGTTCAACATTCATACAAGTTGTGAACAGTTTACCTCAGGCATGCACCAAGGTTGTCTTTTCAATAAATTCCACGCatcatttagattaaaaattgctGACTTCatcgaataattttaaatattttgaagtgaTTTTTTTCCTTGTATATCTACAACTAAATCCTCCTTCTCCTCTTGTAACACTGCGAGAACTTcatctaaatattttcattgatagCGTCTTTTACATGCAACTATCACCCTTGGTACAAAGGCTGAATTAGTGATGTAATATTAGGTGGCAAAAACAAGCACTTAATGTTACCGTCATTGCTTACAAGCTTCTTGGGAAGAGGATACACTGGTGCgttatccaaaattaaaatagctttcaCGTTTTCAGCTGGTATGTTTAGGACGtctttttgaaattaatgaatggcagtaataaatttatgaaaaaaccaATCTTTGAAAATGCTTAAATTAAACCATCCTTTTTTTGAATGGTTAACAGGAAGAAggtgcataatattttttaaagcacgtGGACATGCTGATTTACCAACATTGGTCGACTTAAGCCAATGTATTCCATCTACATACTTGCAAAAAAGAGATATTATGTCTTTAGTTTATTTATAGCCTGGCAAATTTTTTTCAAGCTTTAgagcttgaattttttttggaagtgACCTCCAAAATACACTGGTTTTGTCTCCATTGTATGTTTTGTACGATTACAGTGATTCATCTTTTATGAGTTCATTTAACTTAATATGGTTCCACTTCTTCCATGGGTGCGCTACCAGCTTCCCCATGTGTCACGTGATTATTTAAACCATGTTGATTTCGAAATCATGGATAACCATCCATCACTGGCCTCAGATTTTTGCATCCCTAAACGAAGTGGaaatttttttgctgcactttgtATTTCTGTACCTCAGATGTTTATTCCGTGGTGTTGCATAAACCACTTGAAAGCACAATCTTCCAAATCTTGATTAGTTGTGTAAGTTTCATGTgctttcattcattttctgaatttccggaagaagttaatgaaaatttaacaagcttttcttttgaatttttattatctgaaatagTCTGCTTTTTAATtccatattatttgtataaacttGAAACACTAGTTCCAGCCTCTAATTTTCTTAGTAACTCCAGTTTCTGTCCAATggacaaattaaaatgtttccttttaataccCATACCACTAGAATTATCAGTAGATATTTTACCAATTAGGCTAAGATCTAAGAAGTAACTTAaagatctaaaaattaatttaaaaaaaaatgataacttttaaACTAAGCCAACTAAacttttaaatacagtataagaAACTAGTTCCTAAATTATCATCAGAATTCtaaaaagaaactgaaacaaCCAAACTGATgctaaacaacaaataaacatgGTGGACATGGACACTACTCTAGAAGCATTCGATAGTCTGTATATCATGGGCATGGCATTGATGAAATAAGCATGGGCAGTTTATAGTGACACcaacataaaatatgttaattatctTGCGTATTAGTTAATGCACcattttatctgaaattgatatttttttctaaattgtgtgTAAaactaaaacttgttttatatgaaaagtaaattCCAAATATTTGTCGGAATTTTCAAGCTATTTTATATAAAGCTAAGTTAAGTCAGGGTCTGTTAAATTGGGCATCGACTGTAATAGAATTCCATATACCATTTATGTTGTGCTTGTTAACTTTACCTTATTCTTATTTATGGAATGAAGTGCATATATGAAATTCATACAGTTGACATCTTGGTTTTTATgtgttgtgtaaaaaaaatatatgttatagttAGTGTCCATTATATGTCTACTTTGTTTCTGGGTtgtgattcataaaaaaattattctgttattttatgtaGTGCTTGAAAGTGTTCCTTATATATGCATCCAGTCCATTAAATGTGGTATTTAGTGAAAttacagcaaataaaatttaatttgtagaagGTAAATTAATAACCTTCTGCTGACTcaatgttatatgaaaaaaagctttacttattaatttcaagaaaaatgtttaaatactgtAACTCTTACCAGTTAATCAGTTGGCACTTACCAATATTGTTACATGATAAACATGTGTGCGCAGTTTATACATTTGAGTGGCCCAGTAACCGATGTATAATTTCAGTAGTTGGTTTAAAaggatttaattaatcaaatgtaATTACAGAGTATGGGCCATCAGTTACTGATTATGTACGGTTTTTGTGCCATTTCTGTAGGTAGGTGACATTGTTCCTAAATATCAAGCCGGGAAGGAAGTGAAAACATCTCTACTTTGTATTGCCTATCCAGCAATGCAGATGGAACCATTGTGGCAGtcagtttaattaatatgttaaccATGAAAGAAGGTATTGAGAATGTAAAGAGGGTTACAGGGATGGACCAATCAGTCCATTCGCAGACTGCAGATTGTACAGGATATCAGTAtagtttatctaaatttattttgatgaatacTTAACTCTAACTCAGTCAAGAAAACTagttcttttctttcatttttaatattactgctAATGCAAGAACCAGTCaatattatcagtaaatataaGGTGTTAATATTATCCAGAAAGGACCCAGTCAAAATTCTAAACACATTTAATATGAAAGTGTTTCAaggttttaattgatttaattgttCCTTGGAACATTGTACTGAATTTGTTCCTagtgaataaattacaaaaacttatccatttacttaaatttttattaaaaaattcttttactgtaATACTTCCTCAGTCATTCTGTTATAAATgagattttttgatttattaactgTTAAGTTTGTTGTtgtgatgtaatatttttataggtttttcttttctttaggtTTGGAGACTGAAACGTACTAGTTTGTCTGAAGAACCAATAGCTATATATAATGTTGTTAATGCATTGTGGTCTTTGGCAATTGATCCTACTactaaaaatgtttgttgtgGCACTACTGGACTTTTTATTCAAGAATCAATTAAATTGCTAAATTTGGAAAAgtaatgtaacaataaattagtgataatttattaaatcacttaattttatactaatttacaagTCTTGCAACATGACAAttttttgtagcatattattttttcatataattcttaTGTAAATATAGGGTGcacaaaaaagaatacttttaaagctgtttatgaaaatgaaaaagtaataattgttacTTGATGTGTTGAAGGTGCACACTTGTggaagtgttcaatgtgagcatctTTCATGTGACACACACCAACTGATAGGAGAATTTATCCCTTACTTCAACCAGCATGTCCTGTACCTCAAATTGGGTAGTGAAGGCACATGCATatgatcctttataaaacccagAAGAAAAAATCTGGAGGTCAGATCGGGTAACCTTGGAGGCTTctgcaaacaagctctgtcattggGTCCATGCTGACCAATCCAGTGATGAGTAATGCTGGTGAGGAGgcattttatttggcaacaaataaaattctctggtccatcttgCACATGAGGAAAGAGTTGTCATATGTGTAGCATATCCAAATAAGTAACTCTTGATAGGCTTGTTTCAGTGAAAAAGAACAACTCATAAACTTGGCATCAGGACAtaacacagaaaacatttaatttttgggtGTTCTTTTCAGTTTGTAATAGTTCACAAGGATTTTCTGACTCCAATACAGATATTGTATGTGTTAATTTTCCTGCTAAGAACAAATCTTGATTGCATTACTAAATAATATGATTAAGAaatcttcatgctgcaacatttcaaTTGTGAAGTTGGTATGCACAGTGTCAGTAGGCTTCAAAGCCTATAAGAGCTATAAACTGTATGGACAcatatttaagcatttttttaaaaatttcacattttctccAGCTAGTTAATAGCTGGTCTTTGTAAGGATTTTTTTGGGACTACATAGGAAAGACTCCCTGACATGTTCAATATTTTCCTTAGACACCTCGATCATCCTGTATTATTCTTCTCTTTACAAAGATATCAAAATCAATATGGATGTCAAAATCGATTCTGCCATCTATGAATGTTTTTATCACTTGGAGGATCACAGTTAAACTTTCTATGGAATATGTCAAACTGTACAATCACACTCGGTAAATTGCACAAAGGCTTTCTGTTTAGAAGTCACTGTCTTTACTAATGGTGCTGTCAAGTGGAAAGATAAGGAATCAATCCTCAGTAATGCGTGCaagtttttttctctttgattttaGCCTTAAATTAACACTGTGTACACCTCATCCAAGAGAAGTAACAATTaaaaccatgattttttttttgtgcagtatatatttctctatttttttcatttaaaatacaagcATTTCTTTCAACTGCAGTAATTGTTGGTGTTCATAATACCATTTTTTTGACAGATTCTATGATATATTCTccattcctttattttttggactattttttaataataattttgtcctGTAAttgttcacttttattttaaaaattgaaaatttcaggAGTTGTGTTCTAAGATTCATATTTTGTTTAGAATGTTGTTTGGTGACTACATGAATTTGataataaacaagatatttatttcttatttataaaaagaatagatGTTGCATAAACTTGTGTTTATTATTGGTAAAATGTGATTAATACTGTCGTctgattgaatatttatttacttatttgtgttatttaaactttaaaaaagattgtttgattacttttatattttagtggaACAGTTACTTCATTTCCTGTGAAAAAAGGCATTGCAATTTTTGATATCAAATGGGAATCGCCTAGCACATTTTTGACCTGTGGTTATGACTCAATGTTAAGATTGTGGGATACAaggtttgtaatttttgtaagagtagctgataaaatagatttttaaaaagataaattttgtaaatactgtaatttttaaaaagtactcaagaatttttattaaccaGGAAAAGGATTCATAGTCATCTTTTATgactcgtttttattttttagaaaatttataattgctTCATTTAACTTATTTGCTGTGATACAAGCAGATTTGTAGATTGTATGGCTACTGCTGCTGTATTCTGTGCATGAAGTGTGCAGTTTAGACTATTTCAGTTTCCATCAACTTTGGCGGGTTCTGTATGCTTTATTCTTACAATATGCAGTTGAGAACTGTTTATTGCATGATACTATTTTTAGtcttatgtacatttttttctatgaaatttagaatttatttcatatttttctaccagttgagttaaaatttaattattcttaatttttgtaaaattattaattctaaaagaaaatttaactattgtttgtagatttatttttatggatgTATTTTCACtactttcatacatatattttataaatatgccaatttttaaaaaataatatgtatatttaattcagattttattcCAATTAATATATATTCCAAGTTTTTCTTAAGATTAccttttacttttgaaaaatgaaatctcattaataaaagtttatgaaatataaatgtatatgtcaGATATACATTGCAACTCATTCTAATATTGAAGCTGATTAAGATTGAGACTTGAAACATTCAGGGTtagttactgaattttttttgtaataataatgatgatgaaatttttcttctttttctgagGGGTTGGGTGAACAActcagaaaatttaaatacttttcaaattatgatatttgaaacctcattttaaaataataattaatcatttaattaagtaCTTATTCCAAACTGAAGTAATCTGctaattttaattctgttctttgcaataacaaatacttaaaactataagtaattaatgaaatctgTGCAGTTCTAACAACAATGAAGAAGTCActtcaatttaagaaaaataaaaagtttatcagTTATGCAACTGGTTAACAGTTACAATTCAGcttcttaacaatttatttaatacacatttAGCTTTAACTTTGTTTTgatatttcggttttttttttacttcaattttgtcagattattatttttagcaaattttatttatttatttttttatatttgtataacttGGTTTGTTttctatgaatttaattaaaccaatgattaaaaaatattagaactgTTTTTTCATCatgtgtttttgttataaaaattcaataattaattttaattttatttttactttagaacAAGGTGTAACTTGAGATGAGGgtgtaactatttaaaaaaaaaaattagttacatctTCAATGCCTCTCCCCAAAAGGGGGACAATttcaatattaagtaaattaattgaatGTTTCAATTTCTAGAAAAAGATATATTATgtctacataatataaataatagtacagaaattttaaaattaaatctggtGATAGTATAGTTAAGGTACATGGTtgattttttatgtgtgtaaAATTGTTCACActtgcattaatttattttgaaaagcagGGTTCTTTTTCTACcaggaactttttttaaatttgtttataatattaaaattagagagcttttaaattgaatgttctaaaataaagatatatattttactatttatgtttAAGCTATTAAGAATGGTTActattatttacttgtatattttgaatctgtgaataaaattgtatataacttGGGGCATTACTGTTGTATTTATCATCCTTTCCTGAATTTTAATCAAGCTCTGATTTTCAGGCAAATACTATATCATTTGTTTTATGATGTATCAAACATTAAGGTTTCATCATTGGTTGTACACTGAAAATTATTCCcacttctattttaatttctctattttatattgtttttaagaaacaagaatatttattttcagaaaacaatGCATTGGTTATTcatttaacaagaattttttcagttcttttattccaaaaattttacttgaaaacagGGATTACAACTAGAAGATATCGATTAAAGTTTTTAAGCATGAAGTATAGTATTAGTAgtcatatttttctgtattttagtttgtaagtaaatataatgCTTCTCTGTtgggtataattttttaatctgttttgtaattaaaaaacgtctttctgtttttgtttgaaGAACAAATGAATGCGTGTGTTCATGGATGGATCCATTTGATGCTGCTGGTTACTGTCTTGCTTCTGACAAGTGTCACTCTGTATTGTGTGGAACTGCTCACAATGGTAGAGTACAACTTTGGGATATAAGAATGAGATTAAGTGTTCAggtacaatttatattaataataatcttattattaaagaattaatattgtttttttctaaaaaatgggttttttaaacattaatcattggatttttgtctttaatgatgtaattgtgtattttatgatttaagtGAACTCAtggaaaagttttattgaaattttctttttttaagaaaaacttattcAAGCTTTAGTTATCTGAAATTTCATTTGgtgtgatatatttttattcttgatgaaaagttgatatattttttatggtttttaatttttgtcagtgTAATAGAA
This window encodes:
- the LOC142324756 gene encoding F-box/WD repeat-containing protein 4 isoform X1 produces the protein MDIISLPESHKNDSNIRNSNKKFCLHELPTDVLLHIFKFSDLSTLFSLSCCCKRFYNIISDDSVWRTRSKVAVMTNQSSEDVIIRSSKFLNAKQKCRISVNWKLGSYVEKCFSTRIKFMPTLILEKNRLWMSKGENIHVFRRQGSFIHWKNPLFVLSNGHCKDICHFVKIGSLLLSGGRDGKICAWSEDTGHILFNKNCHGVSDVRSIDASNDIVVSGSRDSLLKVWRLKRTSLSEEPIAIYNVVNALWSLAIDPTTKNVCCGTTGLFIQESIKLLNLENGTVTSFPVKKGIAIFDIKWESPSTFLTCGYDSMLRLWDTRTNECVCSWMDPFDAAGYCLASDKCHSVLCGTAHNGRVQLWDIRMRLSVQSFFCKSPASSPVYSVTFDPCCMFAALDTSLNVLDFSGDLRTRNDYRSTWGG
- the LOC142324756 gene encoding F-box/WD repeat-containing protein 4 isoform X2, with amino-acid sequence MDIISLPESHKNDSNIRNSNKKFCLHELPTDVLLHIFKFSDLSTLFSLSCCCKRFYNIISDDSVWRTRSKVAVMTNQSSEDVIIRSSKFLNAKQKCRISVNWKLGSYVEKCFSTRIKFMPTLILEKNRLWMSKGENIHVFRRQGSFIHWKNPLFVLSNGHCKDICHFVKIGSLLLSGGRDGKICAWSEDTGHILFNKNCHGVSDVRSIDASNDIVVSGSRDSLLKVWRLKRTSLSEEPIAIYNVVNALWSLAIDPTTKNVCCGTTGLFIQESIKLLNLENGTVTSFPVKKGIAIFDIKWESPSTFLTCGYDSMLRLWDTRTNECVCSWMDPFDAAGYCLASDKCHSVLCGTAHNGRVQLWDIRMRLSVQGMAERYTEGFAIWCHL